In a genomic window of Thalassophryne amazonica chromosome 12, fThaAma1.1, whole genome shotgun sequence:
- the cfap410 gene encoding cilia- and flagella-associated protein 410 isoform X2 — MPNIEVLTLSANYISSLTSLASCLCLRELFLRKNMIPSLSELCHLRPLIRLRVLWLAENPCCGMDHSQYRMTVLRCLPRLQKLDNQSVTEDEVARAVLEGEEITTPSGDAQNQLSNNGLPDSEAENDPLNYNMEETNKIREELGMKPLSRDKFPSISSSPSTKENKPAVKKRHTLDAVLLLLKDLDEDELQVVYEATRNRLEISTLDSGSLRFTENNETN, encoded by the exons ATGCCCAATATTGAGGTGTTGACACTCAG tgCCAACTATATCTCATCCCTCACTTCTCTGGCTAGCTGCTTGTGTCTGCGTGAGCTCTTCCTGAGAAAGAACATGATTCCTTCACTCTCTGAGCTCTGCCACCTGCGCCCCTTGATACGCTTAAGAGTGCTCTGGTTGGCTGAAAACCCCTGTTGTGGGATGGATCACAGCCAATACCGGATGACCGTTCTGCGCTGTCTGCCGCGCCTCCAAAAGCTGGACAACCAGT CCGTGACAGAGGATGAAGTTGCACGAGCTGTGCTGGAGGGGGAGGAGATCACAACGCCATCTGGTGATGCCCAGAACCAGCTTTCTAATAATGGGCTTCCAGATTCAGAGGCAGAGAATGACCCACTCAATTATAACATGGAGGAGACCAA TAAAATTAGGGAAGAGTTGGGGATGAAACCACTCTCCAGAGACAAGTTTCCCTCCATTTCCTCTTCTCCATCAACCAAGGAAAACAAACCGGCTGTGAAGAAG AGACACACACTCGACGCAGTGTTGTTGCTGCTGAAGGATTTGGATGAAGATGAGCTTCAAGTTGTGTATGAAGCTACGCGGAACAGACTCGAGATTTCTACATTAGACTCTGGATCTCTCAGGTTCACTGAAAATAATGAAACCAACTGA
- the cfap410 gene encoding cilia- and flagella-associated protein 410 isoform X1, with product MKLTRKLVLAKARASDLESVKKLNCWGYNLTDISIFSQMPNIEVLTLSANYISSLTSLASCLCLRELFLRKNMIPSLSELCHLRPLIRLRVLWLAENPCCGMDHSQYRMTVLRCLPRLQKLDNQSVTEDEVARAVLEGEEITTPSGDAQNQLSNNGLPDSEAENDPLNYNMEETNKIREELGMKPLSRDKFPSISSSPSTKENKPAVKKRHTLDAVLLLLKDLDEDELQVVYEATRNRLEISTLDSGSLRFTENNETN from the exons ATGAAATTGACACGGAAGCTAGTTCTGGCCAAAGCCAGGGCCTCGGACTTGGAAAGTGTGAAGAAACTAAACTGCTG GGGATACAACTTGACTGAT ATTTCTATCTTCTCTCAGATGCCCAATATTGAGGTGTTGACACTCAG tgCCAACTATATCTCATCCCTCACTTCTCTGGCTAGCTGCTTGTGTCTGCGTGAGCTCTTCCTGAGAAAGAACATGATTCCTTCACTCTCTGAGCTCTGCCACCTGCGCCCCTTGATACGCTTAAGAGTGCTCTGGTTGGCTGAAAACCCCTGTTGTGGGATGGATCACAGCCAATACCGGATGACCGTTCTGCGCTGTCTGCCGCGCCTCCAAAAGCTGGACAACCAGT CCGTGACAGAGGATGAAGTTGCACGAGCTGTGCTGGAGGGGGAGGAGATCACAACGCCATCTGGTGATGCCCAGAACCAGCTTTCTAATAATGGGCTTCCAGATTCAGAGGCAGAGAATGACCCACTCAATTATAACATGGAGGAGACCAA TAAAATTAGGGAAGAGTTGGGGATGAAACCACTCTCCAGAGACAAGTTTCCCTCCATTTCCTCTTCTCCATCAACCAAGGAAAACAAACCGGCTGTGAAGAAG AGACACACACTCGACGCAGTGTTGTTGCTGCTGAAGGATTTGGATGAAGATGAGCTTCAAGTTGTGTATGAAGCTACGCGGAACAGACTCGAGATTTCTACATTAGACTCTGGATCTCTCAGGTTCACTGAAAATAATGAAACCAACTGA
- the rpl37a gene encoding 60S ribosomal protein L37a, which produces MTGVHTCSLWIYVFRETMAKRTKKVGIVGKYGTRYGASLRKMVKKIEISQHAKYTCSFCGKTKMKRRAVGIWHCGSCKKTVAGGAWTYNTTSAVTVKSAIRRLKELKDQ; this is translated from the exons atgactggagtgca cacgtG TTCTCTTTGGATTTACGTCTTCCGTGAGACGATG GCCAAGCGCACAAAGAAAGTGGGGATTGTTGGTAAATATGGCACGCGTTATGGTGCGTCACTGAGGAAGATGGTGAAAAAAATTGAAATCTCCCAACATGCAAAATACACCTGTTCTTTCTGTGGCAAG ACCAAGATGAAGAGGAGAGCTGTGGGCATCTGGCACTGTGGGTCGTGCAAGAAGACTGTagctggaggagcctggacctacaa CACAACTTCTGCTGTCACAGTCAAGTCGGCAATCAGGAGACTGAAGGAGTTGAAGGACCAGTAA